The stretch of DNA AGGCGGGGGGCAGCTGGTAGAGCGTGATCATCTCGTCGAGCCTCGCTCCAGACGGCCGCCGAGGCAATTCCAGGCTCCGGGTGATAGGACTTCGGCATGGCGGATCTCGGCCCCTTGCCTCGCCTGGTCTCATGCGTCGCGGTCGCGTTCCTGTCGGCTTGCGTAACCCCTGCGCCCCCGGGCGACGGCGGCGCGCTCGACGCCTCTCTGGACGCATGGATCGACGGAACCATCGCGGAAGGTTGCGCCGGCGAGCCTCCTCAGCTCGCCTGCTTCGGCGCCTGGCCGGGCTGCTGCGACGAAGGTCCCAGCCCCACCACCGGCGAGTGTGACGCCGAGCTCGCGCGATGGAGCTGCCCCGCGGGCACCTTCGATCACTGCGACTGCGGGCCGCCTCCCGACGCCGGCCCCTGACCGCGGCGGTCAGTCCCGGTCGACGGCTCTCAAGCCTCGCGCCTTCGCGCGGTTGTGGGCGACCCGCCTCCGCGTCGAGGCGGCGCGCTCCGAATCCTCGCGCCGCTGGCTGGAGGCCCGGCGCGCCGCGCGCAGTCGCGCGGGCAACATCGGCACCAGGCGCCACGCGGTGGCCCCGTCCAGGGGCGCGACGGGGATCAGATTCAACACGATCAGGGCGAGGTTGAGTCTCACCCACACCGCCAGGAGCGACTCGAGCTGCAGGCCGAGCCAGCTCTCCTGCGCGGGCAGGAGCGTGGCCGCGGCGATGGCGGGGATCAGGAGCGCGGCCTGGAAGAGCACCCCGCCCCACGCGATCACGGCGTGGTTCCACGGCGTCCCCCAGTCGCCCAGGTAGACGCATCGACCCCCCAGCCCGTGGAGCGCGATGTGAGAGACGGCGAGGCTCGCGCGGCGCACGAAGAAGGCGTGACCCAGCTCGTGCACCAGGACGAGCGAGGCGAGCCCCAGCCAGAGCCCCGGGTGGCCGAACGCGACGAGCCCGACCGTGACCAGCATCGCGGCCCAGTGGACGCGGATCTCGATCGACCCGAGCCAGCCGACTCTCAGGTAGTGACCGAACCACTGAAACCGGCCTTGCATGTTCTCCAGGTACACCGAGCCAGCCGCGTCTACAACCCCGCGGTCCGGTCGGTCAGGTCCGGCACCACTCGCGGAGGATCGTCTGCCACTGGTCGCGCCAGCGCCTCTCGTGGAACTCGCGGGTCGCCTTCTCGCGGCTGGCGGCGCCCATCTTCGCGGCGAGCGCGTCGTCGCTCAGCAGGAGCTGGCAGTGCTCGCGGATCTCCGCCGCGCTCTCGCCGACGAAGCCGTTGACGCCGTGCTCCACGTAGCGCTCGATCCCGGGGATGCGGAAGGAGACCAGCGGCAGGCCGGTCATCATCGCCTCGATCAGGGTGATCGTGTACTCCTGCTCGCCGTCGTGGAGGTAGAGCCGCGCGCGTCGCAGGGCGCGCATGAGGTCGGCGTACTCGTAGACCTCCTGCTCGGGGTTCAGGTGGTCCACGTGCAGCAGCGGGAGGCCCTCGACCGCCTCCTTCCACAGGTGATGGTGCCACCCGCGGTCGGCGTAGCTGTGGATGATCGAGAGGATGTTGCCGTCCTCGCCCGTGGCCGGGAGGTACTCGTCCGGGTCGAGCCCGAGCGGCACGTAGGGCACGTCCACCCCGAACCGCTCCTTCAGCCACGCGACGGTGTTCGGGTAGAAGCTGGCCACGGTGAAGTCGTCGCGCTCGAGCAGCTCCGCCCAGTGCGCTTCGGGCAGCTCCCGCACCTTCGCGACGCGGAAGAGCTTCTTGCCGGGCCGGTCCCAGAAGAGCTTCACCTGCCAGTTGAACATCAACCACGCGGTGTCGTAGCGGTCGGGCCAGCCGGTCGCCGGGGCGTCGAGGAGGCGCGCGTAGTCCTCGGGCTCGAACGCGAGGTGCGCGTCCTCGAACTTCGGCAGCACGTTGACCACGTTGGCGGGCTGGGGCCGCCAGTAGTGGAACTGGTCCCAGTGCCCGAGGAAGTGGATGGGCAGCCCGGAGCGGCAGAAGTGATACTGCACGCCGGGGTGGGTGGGCACGATCAGGATCTGCGGGTCCGCCATGGCGGGCGAGGGTACCCCATCGTTGTCTGTTTTTCGGAGCGGGCCTACGCTATGAGGTCATCGTGGGGAACGCGATCAAACGGCACGACGTCCGTGTGTCCGGGAAGGGCGAGCGCTTCATGGTGTTCGCGCACGGGTTCGGCTGCGACCGCAACATGTGGCGACATGTCGCGCCCGCCTTCGAGGACCGCTTCCGGGTCGTGCTCTTCGACCACGTGGGCGCGGGCAGCTCCGATCCGCGCGGCTGGGACCCGAAGAAGTACGACTCGCTCGACGGGTACGCGACCGACGTGGTCGAGATCGCCGAGGAGCTCGGGATCGTCGACGGGGTGTTCGTCGGCCACTCCGTCAGCGCCATGATCGGCGTGCTGGCGGCGAACCGCGCCCCGGAGCGCTTCTCCCAGCTCGTGCTCGTCGGCCCCTCGCCGCGCTACCTGAACGACGACGCCTACGTGGGCGGCTTCTCGCGCGATGACATCGACGGGCTGCTCGACTCGCTCGAGAGCAACTACCTCGGCTGGTCCCGCCAGATGGCCCCCGCGATCATGGGCAACGCGGAACGTCCGGAGCTGGGTGAGGAGCTGGCCAACAGCTTCTGCCGGATGGACCCCGGCATCGCCAAGCGCTTCGCGGAGGTCACGTTCCTCTCGGACAACCGCGAAGACCTCGGGAAGCTCTCGGCGCGAGCGCTCGTGATGCAGTGCGCCGACGACATCATCGCCCCCGAGGCGGTCGGTCGGTACGTACACGAGGCCATCCCCGACAGCGAGCTCGTGCTCATGAAGGCCACGGGCCATTGTCCCAACCTGAGCGCGCCGACAGAGACCATCGACGTGATCCGAGCCTTCGTGTGAAGCCCGACGGCTCCGCCCTCGATCGCGCGCGCGAGCTGCTGGAGGAGACGTCGGATCAGCTTCACGAGGAGGCGCCCTGTGGCTACGTCTCCACGCTCCCGGACGGCACGATCGTCAGGGTCAACCGCTGGGTGACCCGCGTGCTGGCGCGCCCTCGGGAGGAGCTGCTCGGCGGCGTCCGACTGCAGGAGCTGCTCACGATCGGCGGTCGGATCTACTGGGAGACGCACGTCGCGCCGCTCCTGCGCATGCAGGGACACGTGGAGGAGATCGCGCTGGAGCTCGAGGGCGCGGAGCGTCGCGTGCCCGTCCTGCTCAACGCCGTGCTCCTGCGCGACGAGGCGGGCGAGCCCCTCGGGATGCGCTCGAGCCTGCTCGACGTGACGGAGCGGCGACGATACGAGCGCGAGCTGCTCGCGGCGCGCGACGAGGCCGAGGAGGCGGCTCGCATCAAGGGGACGCTGTTCTCCATGGTCAGCCACGACATTCGCAGCCCGCTGTCCGCCCTCGTCTCCGCGGGCGAGCTGCTCGAGGAGACCGAGCTCTCTCCCGAGCAGGAGCGGTATGTCCGGGTCGTCCAGCGCTCCGCGAACAGC from Sandaracinaceae bacterium encodes:
- a CDS encoding glycosyltransferase, producing the protein MADPQILIVPTHPGVQYHFCRSGLPIHFLGHWDQFHYWRPQPANVVNVLPKFEDAHLAFEPEDYARLLDAPATGWPDRYDTAWLMFNWQVKLFWDRPGKKLFRVAKVRELPEAHWAELLERDDFTVASFYPNTVAWLKERFGVDVPYVPLGLDPDEYLPATGEDGNILSIIHSYADRGWHHHLWKEAVEGLPLLHVDHLNPEQEVYEYADLMRALRRARLYLHDGEQEYTITLIEAMMTGLPLVSFRIPGIERYVEHGVNGFVGESAAEIREHCQLLLSDDALAAKMGAASREKATREFHERRWRDQWQTILREWCRT
- a CDS encoding alpha/beta hydrolase; the encoded protein is MGNAIKRHDVRVSGKGERFMVFAHGFGCDRNMWRHVAPAFEDRFRVVLFDHVGAGSSDPRGWDPKKYDSLDGYATDVVEIAEELGIVDGVFVGHSVSAMIGVLAANRAPERFSQLVLVGPSPRYLNDDAYVGGFSRDDIDGLLDSLESNYLGWSRQMAPAIMGNAERPELGEELANSFCRMDPGIAKRFAEVTFLSDNREDLGKLSARALVMQCADDIIAPEAVGRYVHEAIPDSELVLMKATGHCPNLSAPTETIDVIRAFV
- a CDS encoding ATP-binding protein — its product is MKPDGSALDRARELLEETSDQLHEEAPCGYVSTLPDGTIVRVNRWVTRVLARPREELLGGVRLQELLTIGGRIYWETHVAPLLRMQGHVEEIALELEGAERRVPVLLNAVLLRDEAGEPLGMRSSLLDVTERRRYERELLAARDEAEEAARIKGTLFSMVSHDIRSPLSALVSAGELLEETELSPEQERYVRVVQRSANSILELVDEVLSLGKLEAGHTRLERKPFELCSLVEGLAEELRIRAEDKGLKLDVEIAEDVPSRLMGDPIKLGRVLTNLIGNAIKFTEQGSVRVSVSRVQATEESATLLFVIRDTGIGIAEDELDHIFDDFTQGSEQICARYGGSGLGLGICKKLLGLHGSHLKVTTRPDRGSTFSFELTLDRAPA